The following coding sequences are from one Archocentrus centrarchus isolate MPI-CPG fArcCen1 chromosome 4, fArcCen1, whole genome shotgun sequence window:
- the ttc22 gene encoding tetratricopeptide repeat protein 22 has protein sequence MEVIETENTEDIESLMEDMDYIPGHFHLDLNLNCDPTGPVKLRHRDTYLKQESLRAELEAEVGYLQYAVQNLLGLLAFHLEQLDTAEEIFRGICKEDPGNLNAWANLGYVYDKLGRELDAGECVDKVSDLMGLDGGEASQEEVRILAARCLVEQAYVFPYDVELDNEDDLRERLNAALTFYNRALDYGGDLIPIEEKRSWYFKMATIYIRLDDIVKTKEDSEYSRVSHYNKGLKFLKETLESEKTQHKALAWCYVGIMLERKDEFSPVPMSIHDCGFSASDPLSCYGTAINMASDDAFILNLLAKVFFLLRKHDMATGICNMALNVLPDPELNWQAYCTRAKINMILYANDLEKAKQGDGGIPDRQKLTEARKDLDKVLAVRPCLRTHLEMAQIYYYMGVDAVQESLLVDESAINNALVSLSHALKFELGDCLPDLHVLRGRCLLMKGEEQNAVDCFKKAVELERPRSTNTTALRCLLQALLALFMHGHPDPDIAVTQLELWVLKAEEQFSQDTVKAELRCLYRTHTAEVTELSRALIKTGRLDLVRRLLDTVVPKQLAKKRPAVFRSVSA, from the exons ATGGAGGTCatagaaacagaaaacacagaggatATTGAGTCTCTCATGGAGGACATGGACTACATCCCCGGTCACTTTCACCTGGATCTTAATCTTAACTGTGATCCTACTGGCCCTGTGAAGCTGAGACATCGGGACACTTATTTAAAACAGGAAAGCCTGCGAGCTGAGCTGGAAGCAGAAGTTGGATATTTACAGTATGCTGTACAAAATCTGTTGGGCCTGCTGGCTTTTCACCTGGAACAGCTGGACACCGCTGAGGAAATATTCAG GGGCATTTGCAAAGAGGACCCAGGGAATCTCAATGCTTGGGCCAACCTGGGCTACGTGTATGACAAGCTGGGGAGAGAGCTGGATGCAGGGGAGTGTGTGGAcaaagtgtccgacctcatgggCTTAGATGGCGGAGAGGCCTCTCAGGAGGAGGTCAGAATCCTGGCGGCACGCTGCCTGGTCGAGCAGGCCTACGTCTTTCCATACGATGTGGAGCTGGACAACGAGGATGACCTGAGAGAGAGGCTAAATGCTGCACTGACATTTTACAACAGAGCCCTGGATTATGGAGGTGATCTG atACCAATAGAGGAAAAACGAAGCTGGTATTTTAAAATGGCAACCATCTATATAAG aCTTGATGACATAGTAAAGACCAAAGAGGATTCTGAATACTCCAGAGTTTCTCACTACAATAAAGGACTGAAGTTTCTCAAAGAAACGCTGGAATCtgagaaaacacaacacaaag CTCTAGCGTGGTGTTATGTTGGCATCATGTTAGAAAGGAAGGACGAGTTTTCCCCTGTGCCCATGTCGATACACGACTGTGGTTTCTCAGCCTCTGATCCTCTGTCCTGCTACGGAACT GCCATAAATATGGCCAGTGATGATGCATTCATCCTGAACCTTTTGGCCAAAGTCTTCTTTCTGCTGAGAAAACATGATATGGCTACAGGGATCTGCAACATGGCCCTAAATGTGCTGCCAGATCCAGAACTCAACTGGCAGGCTTACTGCACCCGTGCCAAG ATCAACATGATCCTATATGCAAATGACCTGGAGAAAGCAAAGCAGGGTGATGGTGGAATCCCAGACCGACAGAAGCTAACTGAAGCTAGAAAAGACTTAGATAAGGTGCTCGCTGTACGGCCATGTCTTCGAACACATTTGGAGATGGCACAG atataCTACTACATGGGTGTAGATGCAGTCCAGGAGAGCCTTTTGGTGGATGAGAGTGCAATAAATAATGCCTTGGTGAGTCTGTCTCATGCTCTGAAGTTTGAGCTGGGAGACTGCTTGCCGGACCTTCATGTGCTCAGAGGACGCTGCCTCTTAATGAAAGGTGAAGAGCAGAATGCTGTAGACTGCTTCAAAAAAGCTGTGGAGTTAGAGAGACCGAGGAGCACAAACACTACAGCCCTGCGCTGCCTCCTACAGGCTCTCCTGGCTCTGTTCATGCACGGACACCCTGACCCTGACATTGCGGTCACCCAGCTGGAGCTGTGGGTGCTGAAGGCGGAGGAGCAGTTCTCTCAGGACACAGTGAAGGCTGAGCTGAGGTGCCTTTacaggacacacacagcagaggttACAGAGTTATCTAGGGCTCTGATCAAGACAGGACGCCTGGACCTAGTGAGGAGACTACTGGATACAGTGGTGCCTAAACAGCTGGCTAAAAAGAGACCAGCGGTGTTTAGATCTGTCTCAGCATGA
- the lurap1 gene encoding leucine rich adaptor protein 1, which produces MDEVTVSETVPDLKDIEAKIGRKTPEGLLRWMREEASSLRADAKLALAHDTSKETGMKSLDEKIRKLRIEMAHLRSVDVKILQQLLAVHEGIEAVKWLLEERSTLTSRCSSLTSSQYSLGEGPDTSWRGSWSSLQDPNDKLDNISIGSYLDTLADDMDEYCPSSSESVICSTTPLVSEATTGDRTAGGSGATVTATVLGVKSGSSAGVNENGTGIGNVTEVKGGPGNGVGSAAIGKGTGGTESGKPAAPGSSPQAKSEGPKQGAPIWTKTGEMNKGSPVFKNSIQTKAVKANGVLEKSTTQRGSPTRTCLGEKLGTSQSPKVKAYKNGKIDLDTCKLNGKMHLEYDAHWRWVQSQEDVTFL; this is translated from the exons ATGGATGAAGTTACTGTCAGCGAGACCGTCCCAGATCTGAAAGACATAGAGGCGAAAATCGGCCGGAAGACCCCGGAGGGTTTGCTCAGGTGGATGCGGGAAGAGGCGTCCTCTCTCCGGGCAGACGCCAAGCTGGCCCTCGCGCACGACACCAGTAAGGAGACTGGGATGAAGAGTTTAGATGAAAAGATAAGGAAACTGAGGATAGAGATG GCTCACTTGCGCTCGGTGGATGTTAAAATCCTGCAACAGCTGCTGGCGGTCCACGAGGGCATCGAAGCAGTGAAATGGCTGCTTGAGGAGCGCAGCACACTGACCAGTCGCTGCAGCAGCCTTACCAGCAGTCAGTACAGCCTGGGTGAGGGACCCGACACCTCTTGGAGAGGCTCCTGGAGCAGCTTGCAGGACCCCAATGACAAGCTAGACAACATCTCCATTGGCAGCTACCTGGACACCCTGGCAGACGACATGGATGAGTATTGCCCCTCCAGCTCCGAGTCCGTCATCTGCTCCACCACACCGCTAGTCTCTGAGGCTACTACTGGTGACCGCACAGCGGGAGGCTCCGGGGCCACAGTCACAGCAACAGTGTTAGGGGTGAAGTCTGGGTCTAGTGCTGGGGTGAATGAGAATGGAACTGGGATTGGAAATGTGACAGAAGTAAAAGGTGGACCTGGGAATGGGGTTGGCAGTGCTGCCATTGGGAAAGGAACTGGTGGAACTGAAAGTGGGAAGCCAGCAGCTCCTGGCAGCTCTCCACAAGCCAAGTCTGAGGGCCCCAAGCAAGGTGCTCCTATCTGGACCAAGACTGGAGAGATGAATAAGGGAAGCCCCGTTTTTAAGAACAGTATCCAAACAAAAGCTGTTAAAGCTAACGGTGTCCTGGAGAAATCAACCACACAAAGAGGCAGCCCAACTCGCACCTGCCTCGGTGAGAAGCTGGGAACCAGCCAGAGCCCCAAAGTTAAAGCTTACAAAAATGGAAAGATTGACTTGGATACATGTAAATTGAATGGCAAAATGCATCTGGAGTATGATGCTCACTGGCGCTGGGTGCAGTCGCAAGAAGATGTGACGTTTTTGTAA